The Bombus terrestris chromosome 6, iyBomTerr1.2, whole genome shotgun sequence DNA window tataaaaattaaagaacagTTATCAAAAATAACTACAGCACTTAATAAAAAGGATGATCATGTATTGAAGTTAGAACAACAACTTGAGATACTTAAAagtgaattatttatatatgataaAGATTGTAAtgcattaaaaaaagaaaacaacaatttagaaaatataacaaatagaCTATCAAAAGAATGTCGAGAGAGTAagaaacaattaataataaaaattgaacaagttaaaaatttatCAGAGCAAGTTCGTGAACTTCTTGAAACTAAAAACCTAAAGACTACTTTGGAAAAtaagattaaagaaatagagaaaaggTAATGCttctatttgttttataaaagaagaaatattttttataatattaattattattttatattatcttttaattactAACATTTTTTGTAGATTGAGTGATttacaatttgaaaattatgaattagaaaagaatattattcaATCCAATATGATCATTTCCACAAAAGAAGAAGCTATAACTACCTTGAAAAATAAAGTTAATGCaagtaataatattttgtcaCAAAAAATTGATGAATACAAAAATGCAATGGAACAAAAACATCATGAAATCATAAAATTGgaagatgaaaatattttattaaatgaaaagctGAAAGATGTTGAACATAAACTTACAGAAATGAATGTAATAATTGTATCCCTAACTgaacaaaatgataaaattaatatcatatatacaaTGCAAGAGGATCTTGCAAAATTggataaatatgaaaaaaaattaaaagttgaaCTCAGTAATTTAAGAACACAACTTATAAATGAtcaaaatagtaataaaaaactTGATAATAGCTTAGACATATATCtacatgaaaatgaaatattagaaaaaaatgtggaatattggaaaaatgaaaactctgaattattaattagactGCATAATGAAGTAATGGAAGAAAATCTAAAAAGCAAATTGTATACTCTTTCCAATCAAATATATGAAAGACTATTAAGTCTTCAAAATCTATCTAATTTAGAAAAAGATTCATCGaatagtaaatttattaaaaaattacatgatCAGTACATAGTTAGTAGTTTTTGAGAtatgttttatttcttattaactatgtattaatatatctattttatttttagattcaTCAAGATGAAATAATAGAGTTAACtgtaaataatagaataaaaaatttcaaactaGAATATAAAGATCTAAAACGAGAAGTAAAAGAAGCTGAAATAGAAAAAATCGATGTACAATTGccgaataatgtaaatataaaaaaagtgcCAGAAAATAATTGCATAACATTTGAGCGATCCAATTCTCCAAATAATTTATTAGTGGAACATACAAACATACGATTTATTGATAAGATGGAACATACGAAAAGTGAACATAATGAAAACCAAAATGAAATAATGAATAGAGATTGTGAAATAAAACAtcctaaagaaattattaaacatttagTACAAGAAAATGCTGAGCTTCGTGCTATCCTTAAAGTAGCTATtacttaatattattatagcaagtatattatttctattactacATTATgctcaattattttatattagatgATACTTTTACTTTAATACTTTTACAATGTTACATAGTCTCAGATGGAAGAATATCAagacaaaataatattaatgaaaaaaaactaTGACAGTAGTTTAAATGCAGTTTGTGAAAGGCACAAAGCGAACgttgaaattttgcaaaaacAATTTGAAGATGACATGAAGAGTGAAAAAATGTTTGACTCAGAAAATTGGTTATTAGTATGTAACTGCACATTCATGTAATGAAACATTTAATTGAGGATAATTACATGCTTTTAGTCATTGAATATGAAAGAATTAATGGAACTACATGAACAGATAACTGTAATTATAAACAACAACTCTGATGTAATTCATatggaaaatgaaaatcaatGTTTATATGATAATGCTCAACAGGAATTTTATGCAACACTAAATGAAGCGGagaaaaaattccaaattctaCCCATAAATGTACATGAAGAAggtaatacaaataatatttaaaataagtaGTAAATAATATAGCTCCATTGATATATTCATTTAAAGAATCAATGTACAAAAGAATAATATCATCaatttcgaaagaaagaaattcacatATACAAAATGAATGGCAATTTATGCCATTTTTGGGTGATGCTCAAAAGTATCGAACTTTACAAACACAagattataaatcaaatttGGGACATAACTTTGGgtaaattgttaaatatatcaCCCTGcattaaatatcattaaacTGTACCATAAAAATTATGTTATAGGTATCACAATGGCGAAGAAAAATCTCCAGAATTAGAAAACAAATCTAAGAAAGACaaacaaattgaaaaagatttcactgtatatttattcttttaaatttgtgtttttctttttagttatatttattttattctaatacatacttttattttcagtttgatcAACAAAGATGGAATTTTATTAATCAGTGTAGTGCATACCATAAATTGagtaatatatatgaatatacatttcctacgaattaatattattgaagtctttcaagataaatttctttaattaaaaaaaatatattcgttcttttacttaaataataaatttgtaaagaTTTTTTATAAGATGTTTATTCTGAATTTTAACATTGTAATGACTTCCTTACTGTaatttattatcttataaatTACGTAATTAATGATATACATTTAAGCTAAACACGTAACAAACATATAAACACATATAAAACTAAACGTTTAACATTCAAATGAGAAGTAAttgcaataaatttttataaaaaatataaaatctcattatttgtaataaaaatttgatttatatagAACAAATGGTTTAAAAAGTACAttgtatctttttataaataaatatattttttaatttgaagttaaattatatgtaaagaatatttaaatattgcaataaaGATTTATTCTTTGAAGAACATGTTACAAACATAtaagaacaataaaaatatacatttaatataatattattaaacttacatattttcctaatatttattaacatacagatattaaaaaatttatattgctactcatattttacattttgcaacttctatatttttctttgttatacAGAAGTTACTTCGGATTTcgaattaatacgtaataaattaacaattttatcacAATTTGTTACAAAGTCAAAGGCACTGTTATATGTCAAAATTTCGTTTTCTAGTTCTTTAAGTTTTGTTATaccatttttatgaatttttaagtttttctttttatatctaaCTGCTGTGATCATTTTATCTAAAGTATAATGCAgccataaaatatttgtataggGTTCAAATGCTTGCCAATTGTTCCTAAAATAATGCGCAAACAATAAATACGCAATTTAATAAGtgaataatgaaaattaatatatggAAATTAATATACTTAAAAACTTACTTAACTTTATCCCTCATCAaacgatatatttcaaattGATATTCGCCCTGAGCTGTAAACAATGTAGGATCTAATGCGAGGTCATTAAATACACTACATCCTTGATACTTGACTCTTGAAAGGGTGAAATCTATAATAGACACCTAAAACCAGAAATTCAATatgtttttcaatttaatttaaaaagagaaatcTCACAATTAGCTGGAATTGAAAATGGTCTTCTGTGTATACCTTCACACCTTTACTAATTAGTTCAATGTTTTTTTGCCCAATCTTATAATGTACATAATCTTCATTTGCCgatgatattaatatatttcccCAATGTAAGTCCCTGTGTTCAAATTCAATAGCCTTTTCTGCAACTGCTAATGCTAATGCAGCCTAttaaaaaatactaaatataaCTATTCAGgttgatgaaaaattaaatgtaagtTGACTTGCTAGTTTAATTATCATATGAGAttagttgtacgttatatttaaaaatgaaaaaaaaaacaataattcGTATATGACAATGAAACTTAGAAATGAATGTTAATATACTTAAAATTCTTACAATGTTAGGCACATTATAATAACAACCTGTATAAACAAAATATGAGCTTCTTCTGCAGTATTAAATACAAACGCTTCTAAATCTTGACCTCCATGTCCAAGTTCGAGAACAATGTATAATTGATCATCATTAAACATTGATGGACAGTCATTATCAGAATGTTTCTCTTCATCATAGAGATTCCACAATTCTATAagcctttctggatattttccttttatacatttaatatcttttacttCTACAAATCCATCAGTATTGTATTTGGTGTTGAATCTTAAATTGTGCAATTCcctaaaatttttttattaaaagattagtatcataatgaattttaatattcattataactaacaaattgtaattataattacattgcAATtacaatttctgataatatctcATGAAATTTTTTTTGTGGTTCTCCATTTACATAATCACTACCTTCTATAGGAATAATCTTTAtaacagattttttattttcttgttcaTAAAGAAAAACTTCACCATATACACCTTCTCCAATTTTTCGACAGTGTTCCAGGtatctaaataaattattatattactattctctaacaatttcattatatatacatatacttacgAATCAGAAAAGTATGTTGTAAATGGTATATAATCTTTTTGTAAACATCTCTGTAAAATAACTTCTCTAGCTGTTGAAACTACATGTTCTTCAGTAACTTGGATATCACTGTCATTATTTTGAATGTTACATATAGAAGATTTTTGAGGGTCTGTAtgcaaatatatgaatataatgataaaaactttattaaaaattaaatttaatgatatGACTTactatttaataatgtaaatctCTGACTCTTAACAGGAACAATACCATAGACTTCAAGAAATGATGCATCTTCAATAGATTTCACTGTTTTATGAATTGGAACTACACGAACTGATATCCTTTTTGAAACACGTGTGAGATTGGTGGAATCACAAGTTTTACCTTTGTTATTAATCAATTCATATTCTGATTTATTAATTATCTCATTAGTTGTTCGTAATTTTGTATTACTATCATTCTTTTTTATGCAGCTTTGTATAATTCCTACATATAtgacaaattaaattaatatcattataatatatatttagaaaattgttatttatattatacttttaagACCTACCCATTTAcaacatatttacaaaataatgtatatcttgttcattttttaaatagaaaagcaTTTTTAGAATAAAAACTTATTTTAAAGTAATGgatacttaaaaaataaaaaatatataaaaagtataaaatatgaaataaaccatgtatattatatcataaaaaacataaaatattaatatttcaggttAATGAATTTTACAGTAATATTTTGTTTTGTCAAATAAAGACACAACATTCAAATGTTTGCATGATCACATATgtattacattaaattttctctgttaacattacaacaaaatcaatataatgtataatctattaaatcaaaaaattttaattacaaaatgtataaaaaatgtcTTTTTGATCATTGCATAATTACCTTGTGTttgcatatttaaaatatcctGAACACTATATCTCCATTTTTTACCTTTGCCAACAGATAATTTATCCAGATTAAATTCAGTTTGTAAATTGTGCAAAATTGACAAAGATCTTGCCCAAGATTTGCCTGGTTTTAAATAAACAGGTTCTCCAACTATTCTATGAGCATTATTAGTACATTTCTCTGTTATATTTTCTAAAACTGATAATTCCTTTCGTGATAATATCATTTCTCTTTCAGTGTTTGTCTTTTCTAAATGTATCTGTTTTTTCTTCAGTTCTGTACTATTATCACAATCTTCTGCAATACTAACTAAATCAAGATCCCATTtagtatatttttttctttttgtaactCTAATGGAATCTTGCAATTGCTTCAAAACTACATGAGATTCACCACATTTTCTACTACTGTCTACAGAAGAATGGTTTATATTTAATACACTGTCTCTGCTTGACAGAATTTTTCCATCTACATTTGCTATATCATTGTTTTTATCATCAGATGATGAATCTGATTTCGTCAATTTAATCGGGACTGAAGTTGTAAGTAATTCTTCCTGTGACTTATTGAATGTTACTTTTTTATCAGTACTTATATTTGCAGTagatgttttatttaatttaataaaatcagaGTGTCCCTCGTTATTTAATACAGTACTTTTTTCATTTATCACTAAATTATTAATAGATAGTTTTACTATATCATTCACTCCGATATCATTGCCTAATGGAGTTTGAATACTTCCATTGGTATCATCAAATAAAGAACGTGACATATTTGCATCATTAGAGAATCTTAAGATATGTTTGTCTATTTTTACATTTGAAGTTTTATATTCTTCTGTTAATACtgatttatttgatatattatttttttcaattctaTTTCCTGGAATATTTTGAACTGAATctctttttgttaaaaattcttTCTGATCACAATTCTCGCTATAACTAAGTTTAATCAATGAATCTACATcttttttatctatattttcaaattgatcGAAATTATGCTTACTAAAATTAGATGTGTTTGCTAAATAACTAGATGACTTATGttcatctttatatttttttattatatttgtttctttacaCAAATCATCACTTATTAGtttagattttaataaaatttcattattttcattaaatgaGATGTTGCTTGACAACATTGTGGAAtccttcaatttttcaaaatatttaactgGAATTGGTGATAAAGATATTAAATGTGCATTTGATCTAACAGGTCTACCATTAGGTGTACTACTGAATacattttcgtatttttttctaaaatcAAGTGGTGCTATGTATGGATTTGTTCCTAATTGTTCTAGTTTAATAGtacaatgttttattttttcttcatcatattttaaattatcaatACTGATTCCACTAATTGAATGTTGATCTAATAATTgatcattttcttttaataaattattttctattgtaTGTAACTTACTATCCCATTTTGATACAGCAGATCTgtctaaattaataaaacatgGTTTTATCTCCACATTGTTACAAGATTTATCACTTTGTATATTACAAGCTTTTTCGctgttttttacaaaatattttttattataattttttttagattgtttgatatatgaatatttaaatggcATTTTACTGTTATTTCTCGTTTTacgcaatttatattttttatgagatACATCTTCTTGTACCTATTCAATAATATatggatatttattattaatacttttaatatgtgtatatattaacTTATAATGTAgttttaatgtaaatttaatattatgtagatatactttataataacAAACTTACTTTAGATTCTCCATTATTTTTGAGCACAGATACATTTTTCTTAGACATTGTTTTCTTTGTAATATGCACTTTTATCTTTCTGTATGTTGATTTACAAACTGGTTTTGTGTTAAAACTTAATGTTTTATGCAATGAAGATTGGTGATCGTTTATTTCAGATTTATTACTATCTGAACTAGTTAGTAGTATTGTATCATTATGTGCCTTTGGTATAGGTGGTAGAATTCTATTAAACAAACAATTctattaataattgtaatacaATAAAGCAATAACAAAATTTCGTACCTTGCATTTTTAATTAGTCTATCAAATGTTGTCTCAAAAGGATCATTATATAGAGAATCATTATCAACATCTTTCTCTTcaattatatttgaattatcatttaataaaaCACGATTTCTGCTCTTCATATTATCTAAAGACGAAATAACTATTTTTGGTACTGGAACTACAGcatctttacatttttttctttcatagGTTCGAATACATTTATTGACTCGTTGATTCATTTTGAACacctttttataatttatttatttctacgtAAAatcagtttctcttattttcgtTTAAAAAGCACAGAAATTTCACATTtccataataaaaatatatcctactaaacaatattatatattacctACTAaacaatatcatatatttcgAAAGATTTAACATCCAAAAatcaaagtaaataaaatagtaaagtGAAATGAAAACCAGATCTTTTTACGGTTTTATTATAATACAGAAAGCgcgttttttaaaattaaagatgGTGTATCAATGTTATGGCACTAACAGAGAAGAAACGAGAGTGCTCACGCTTATGATTCTGCTTGTTTCCGGATtagtgctgcaccatgcggTCAAGTGCTGAGATTAAATAAAGCTAGTATGTGCAAGAACCTATAAAATTAGAGACCTGCCCTATTtgattgcagtttagcatatacAAAAACCTATGTATTTAAGCTTAAAGTCAGGGATCTGTCCTGTTTAGTTGCACACTAGCATTGACAGGAATCTATTGACAAAATCGTGCAATAGTGAAACTAATTGTATGTTGCccaaaaaagagaaattaattgtttattatatttccttTAGAGAAATGATAATGAATCAGTGGAATGATGCAATTAATAgatgcaaataattttaatctcTTCCATACACCATTTAGATTTAACATTAATCCTCAGTACTTGGCATGTCAATTGTACTAGCgtgaatattttttcatcgtCGCATGGAACCACATATTCTTTTTCCTTAGTACATACGATGGTGTTTGTTGAGACGACCTTGCATATGAggtcatatatttttattggtgaGAAATCAAACATAAGAAAATTTGAGTTTTGAGTTAAAGATCTCAACTTATCGCGGGTCTTTAAATATTTGTCGACCGCTTTGATTCTCAGTTCCTCGTTTCCTTTCACTTGCATTGCCCTTTTCTACGATAAGTGCGATAAATTTAAGATCTTCAATTTCGAGAAATGGAATTGTTTCTATATCTCCATTATTGCAACacttttttttgcgtgaggaggggaaaatgctattacgcatgcccagtgacccgcatcactgagttatgtgggagtcggttggatgtcgttgccatacccactaaaaacccctcctccttcttcctctgctTTGAAGACaaacaaccccggtaaaacctgtcggcagtcatcagggttgtcctttcatgctccgttgtatcttcttcttcgaatagttactgctcatgtcatcttctcagccagttgagaatactgggctgatctccttctgcggtttttcgttgttttgtattcttgccttcactgctccgcgtagttgttgttgctctcgttctcctccttgcctcttcccaggccctcgatTATTGCAACACTTGGGTCCCGATTCTTATGAAATTATCGATTtgtagaaacaaataaaaacgtttaataaagaagaatttaaaGGAAAACATCACAGAGTATGGTGTTGAACGCGTTGACAATGTCCAACGAGACCGCCAACGTCACCTCGCTTTGGGAAACGATAACCCCCGACACGGCTTGCACACGATTTACCGCGTCCACCGTCGAGCGGTCCCGCCAGAAGCTGTACTGGCTTTCGTGCAAACCGGGCACTCGCACTAACATATGGGCCTTCAGACAGGCGGCAATTACTCtttcaaagagtttgttcacCTCATCTAATAGGCACACTTGCCGATCATATTACAGTGCCTGGATTCGTTTGAACTAGTCGGCAAACGATGAAAgttatttatgttaaaaattatgattaattatgttaatataaataacaaaaataaaattaataaaataaacaataaaattattattatgataagAAATCAAACGTATCTTTAAATGACAGATTTAACATCGGTATTCGGTAATTCATAGATGGCTTGTAATATTTGATTCTAGTAGTAAGCGTACATGTTACATTGTTGTTATTCTCAATGTCCTCGCAAGCACAGATTCGAAATTAAGTCGCTAACCCTATATGTTACACTGACTTCTAAATTTATCTCAGCTCCAAGCCTCAACTGTCATTCTATCCttgtaaaaagtaaatttt harbors:
- the LOC105666738 gene encoding repetitive organellar protein isoform X6 — its product is MYNYTCVYICKYFVYVVEDSVIAFNVKQDMTNSNEIEFDNISNAVNNKNLLSEIANNLDSCGLQKEYHNYTIKLSRKDVIDNIEKEIIEYFTHFLIKLRSLTQKLQIYVEIERPVIIKQTYYFYEILKDTQSAINVSQDITLKKQLISELYNQHKKENKKYDSCIKQLPNDLLHVQNKINECIENILYQLLNEILHTEETYLYDEKINKAIEIHLKSCINKINTALQGAGDQHIQITETIEEQQKELKRKSLEIAQLKEVVQQQRGEGIGLNEENIKIKEQLSKITTALNKKDDHVLKLEQQLEILKSELFIYDKDCNALKKENNNLENITNRLSKECRESKKQLIIKIEQVKNLSEQVRELLETKNLKTTLENKIKEIEKRLSDLQFENYELEKNIIQSNMIISTKEEAITTLKNKVNASNNILSQKIDEYKNAMEQKHHEIIKLEDENILLNEKLKDVEHKLTEMNVIIVSLTEQNDKINIIYTMQEDLAKLDKYEKKLKVELSNLRTQLINDQNSNKKLDNSLDIYLHENEILEKNVEYWKNENSELLIRLHNEVMEENLKSKLYTLSNQIYERLLSLQNLSNLEKDSSNSKFIKKLHDQYIIHQDEIIELTVNNRIKNFKLEYKDLKREVKEAEIEKIDVQLPNNVNIKKVPENNCITFERSNSPNNLLVEHTNIRFIDKMEHTKSEHNENQNEIMNRDCEIKHPKEIIKHLVQENAELRAILKSQMEEYQDKIILMKKNYDSSLNAVCERHKANVEILQKQFEDDMKSEKMFDSENWLLSLNMKELMELHEQITEFYATLNEAEKKFQILPINVHEEV
- the LOC105666738 gene encoding repetitive organellar protein isoform X2, which translates into the protein MYNYTCVYICKYFVYVVEDSVIAFNVKQDMTNSNEIEFDNISNAVNNKNLLSEIANNLDSCGLQKEYHNYTIKLSRKDVIDNIEKEIIEYFTHFLIKLRSLTQKLQIYVEIERPVIIKQTYYFYEILKDTQSAINVSQDITLKKQLISELYNQHKKENKKYDSCIKQLPNDLLHVQNKINECIENILYQLLNEILHTEETYLYDEKINKAIEIHLKSCINKINTALQGAGDQHIQITETIEEQQKELKRKSLEIAQLKEVVQQQRGEGIGLNEENIKIKEQLSKITTALNKKDDHVLKLEQQLEILKSELFIYDKDCNALKKENNNLENITNRLSKECRESKKQLIIKIEQVKNLSEQVRELLETKNLKTTLENKIKEIEKRLSDLQFENYELEKNIIQSNMIISTKEEAITTLKNKVNASNNILSQKIDEYKNAMEQKHHEIIKLEDENILLNEKLKDVEHKLTEMNVIIVSLTEQNDKINIIYTMQEDLAKLDKYEKKLKVELSNLRTQLINDQNSNKKLDNSLDIYLHENEILEKNVEYWKNENSELLIRLHNEVMEENLKSKLYTLSNQIYERLLSLQNLSNLEKDSSNSKFIKKLHDQYIIHQDEIIELTVNNRIKNFKLEYKDLKREVKEAEIEKIDVQLPNNVNIKKVPENNCITFERSNSPNNLLVEHTNIRFIDKMEHTKSEHNENQNEIMNRDCEIKHPKEIIKHLVQENAELRAILKSQMEEYQDKIILMKKNYDSSLNAVCERHKANVEILQKQFEDDMKSEKMFDSENWLLSLNMKELMELHEQITEFYATLNEAEKKFQILPINVHEEESMYKRIISSISKERNSHIQNEWQFMPFLGDAQKYRTLQTQDYKSNLGHNFGYHNGEEKSPELENKSKKDKQIEKDFTFDQQRWNFINQCSAYHKLSNIYEYTFPTN
- the LOC105666738 gene encoding repetitive organellar protein isoform X5, with translation MYNYTCVYICKYFVYVVEDSVIAFNVKQDMTNSNEIEFDNISNAVNNKNLLSEIANNLDSCGLQKEYHNYTIKLSRKDVIDNIEKEIIEYFTHFLIKLRSLTQKLQIYVEIERPVIIKQTYYFYEILKDTQSAINVSQDITLKKQLISELYNQHKKENKKYDSCIKQLPNDLLHVQNKINECIENILYQLLNEILHTEETYLYDEKINKAIEIHLKSCINKINTALQGAGDQHIQITETIEEQQKELKRKSLEIAQLKEVVQQQRGEGIGLNEENIKIKEQLSKITTALNKKDDHVLKLEQQLEILKSELFIYDKDCNALKKENNNLENITNRLSKECRESKKQLIIKIEQVKNLSEQVRELLETKNLKTTLENKIKEIEKRLSDLQFENYELEKNIIQSNMIISTKEEAITTLKNKVNASNNILSQKIDEYKNAMEQKHHEIIKLEDENILLNEKLKDVEHKLTEMNVIIVSLTEQNDKINIIYTMQEDLAKLDKYEKKLKVELSNLRTQLINDQNSNKKLDNSLDIYLHENEILEKNVEYWKNENSELLIRLHNEVMEENLKSKLYTLSNQIYERLLSLQNLSNLEKDSSNSKFIKKLHDQYIIHQDEIIELTVNNRIKNFKLEYKDLKREVKEAEIEKIDVQLPNNVNIKKVPENNCITFERSNSPNNLLVEHTNIRFIDKMEHTKSEHNENQNEIMNRDCEIKHPKEIIKHLVQENAELRAILKSQMEEYQDKIILMKKNYDSSLNAVCERHKANVEILQKQFEDDMKSEKMFDSENWLLSLNMKELMELHEQITEFYATLNEAEKKFQILPINVHEEGITMAKKNLQN
- the LOC105666738 gene encoding repetitive organellar protein isoform X4, coding for MYNYTCVYICKYFVYVVEDSVIAFNVKQDMTNSNEIEFDNISNAVNNKNLLSEIANNLDSCGLQKEYHNYTIKLSRKDVIDNIEKEIIEYFTHFLIKLRSLTQKLQIYVEIERPVIIKQTYYFYEILKDTQSAINVSQDITLKKQLISELYNQHKKENKKYDSCIKQLPNDLLHVQNKINECIENILYQLLNEILHTEETYLYDEKINKAIEIHLKSCINKINTALQGAGDQHIQITETIEEQQKELKRKSLEIAQLKEVVQQQRGEGIGLNEENIKIKEQLSKITTALNKKDDHVLKLEQQLEILKSELFIYDKDCNALKKENNNLENITNRLSKECRESKKQLIIKIEQVKNLSEQVRELLETKNLKTTLENKIKEIEKRLSDLQFENYELEKNIIQSNMIISTKEEAITTLKNKVNASNNILSQKIDEYKNAMEQKHHEIIKLEDENILLNEKLKDVEHKLTEMNVIIVSLTEQNDKINIIYTMQEDLAKLDKYEKKLKVELSNLRTQLINDQNSNKKLDNSLDIYLHENEILEKNVEYWKNENSELLIRLHNEVMEENLKSKLYTLSNQIYERLLSLQNLSNLEKDSSNSKFIKKLHDQYIIHQDEIIELTVNNRIKNFKLEYKDLKREVKEAEIEKIDVQLPNNVNIKKVPENNCITFERSNSPNNLLVEHTNIRFIDKMEHTKSEHNENQNEIMNRDCEIKHPKEIIKHLVQENAELRAILKSQMEEYQDKIILMKKNYDSSLNAVCERHKANVEILQKQFEDDMKSEKMFDSENWLLSLNMKELMELHEQITVIINNNSDVIHMENENQCLYDNAQQEFYATLNEAEKKFQILPINVHEEV
- the LOC105666738 gene encoding repetitive organellar protein isoform X3, translating into MYNYTCVYICKYFVYVVEDSVIAFNVKQDMTNSNEIEFDNISNAVNNKNLLSEIANNLDSCGLQKEYHNYTIKLSRKDVIDNIEKEIIEYFTHFLIKLRSLTQKLQIYVEIERPVIIKQTYYFYEILKDTQSAINVSQDITLKKQLISELYNQHKKENKKYDSCIKQLPNDLLHVQNKINECIENILYQLLNEILHTEETYLYDEKINKAIEIHLKSCINKINTALQGAGDQHIQITETIEEQQKELKRKSLEIAQLKEVVQQQRGEGIGLNEENIKIKEQLSKITTALNKKDDHVLKLEQQLEILKSELFIYDKDCNALKKENNNLENITNRLSKECRESKKQLIIKIEQVKNLSEQVRELLETKNLKTTLENKIKEIEKRLSDLQFENYELEKNIIQSNMIISTKEEAITTLKNKVNASNNILSQKIDEYKNAMEQKHHEIIKLEDENILLNEKLKDVEHKLTEMNVIIVSLTEQNDKINIIYTMQEDLAKLDKYEKKLKVELSNLRTQLINDQNSNKKLDNSLDIYLHENEILEKNVEYWKNENSELLIRLHNEVMEENLKSKLYTLSNQIYERLLSLQNLSNLEKDSSNSKFIKKLHDQYIIHQDEIIELTVNNRIKNFKLEYKDLKREVKEAEIEKIDVQLPNNVNIKKVPENNCITFERSNSPNNLLVEHTNIRFIDKMEHTKSEHNENQNEIMNRDCEIKHPKEIIKHLVQENAELRAILKSQMEEYQDKIILMKKNYDSSLNAVCERHKANVEILQKQFEDDMKSEKMFDSENWLLSLNMKELMELHEQITVIINNNSDVIHMENENQCLYDNAQQEFYATLNEAEKKFQILPINVHEEGITMAKKNLQN
- the LOC105666738 gene encoding repetitive organellar protein isoform X1, which produces MYNYTCVYICKYFVYVVEDSVIAFNVKQDMTNSNEIEFDNISNAVNNKNLLSEIANNLDSCGLQKEYHNYTIKLSRKDVIDNIEKEIIEYFTHFLIKLRSLTQKLQIYVEIERPVIIKQTYYFYEILKDTQSAINVSQDITLKKQLISELYNQHKKENKKYDSCIKQLPNDLLHVQNKINECIENILYQLLNEILHTEETYLYDEKINKAIEIHLKSCINKINTALQGAGDQHIQITETIEEQQKELKRKSLEIAQLKEVVQQQRGEGIGLNEENIKIKEQLSKITTALNKKDDHVLKLEQQLEILKSELFIYDKDCNALKKENNNLENITNRLSKECRESKKQLIIKIEQVKNLSEQVRELLETKNLKTTLENKIKEIEKRLSDLQFENYELEKNIIQSNMIISTKEEAITTLKNKVNASNNILSQKIDEYKNAMEQKHHEIIKLEDENILLNEKLKDVEHKLTEMNVIIVSLTEQNDKINIIYTMQEDLAKLDKYEKKLKVELSNLRTQLINDQNSNKKLDNSLDIYLHENEILEKNVEYWKNENSELLIRLHNEVMEENLKSKLYTLSNQIYERLLSLQNLSNLEKDSSNSKFIKKLHDQYIIHQDEIIELTVNNRIKNFKLEYKDLKREVKEAEIEKIDVQLPNNVNIKKVPENNCITFERSNSPNNLLVEHTNIRFIDKMEHTKSEHNENQNEIMNRDCEIKHPKEIIKHLVQENAELRAILKSQMEEYQDKIILMKKNYDSSLNAVCERHKANVEILQKQFEDDMKSEKMFDSENWLLSLNMKELMELHEQITVIINNNSDVIHMENENQCLYDNAQQEFYATLNEAEKKFQILPINVHEEESMYKRIISSISKERNSHIQNEWQFMPFLGDAQKYRTLQTQDYKSNLGHNFGYHNGEEKSPELENKSKKDKQIEKDFTFDQQRWNFINQCSAYHKLSNIYEYTFPTN